From the Shewanella amazonensis SB2B genome, one window contains:
- a CDS encoding MFS transporter, protein MLDFFKTRPDQPLIEGTPEKIRSIYKKYQWQVFLGLVLGYAMFYVARMSLNVAKKPMLDAGIVTLDELGIIGSAFFLTYAVGKFSNGFLSDYANIGRFMSVSLGLSAITCLFMGMNTATFFFILLWAMNGWFQSVGSAPSCVSIFQWFSPKQRGSVYSIWGGSRNIGEGITWILTATVVSFFGWRAGFVGAGIATFAAAIAMYFVLKDRPQTYGLPEPAVAYGEDAEIKKKVDPKEIRRAQLFILKQPTVWIIALACAAMYISRYAMSSWAVLYLQEEKGYSLIDAGFAMSAYPIAGFAGAILAGIISDKVFNANRHIPTLLYGLANIAGLCLMFWGPQSRVMDAVALGLIGYAIGGLVVFLAGLTACDLMPKTAVGAVKGFIGLCSYIAASAQEIVSASLIKIHEVDGVKHYDFSTAQYFWLAAAVVSMFLAMSVWNAKKVVDY, encoded by the coding sequence ATGCTGGACTTTTTCAAAACGCGGCCGGATCAGCCCCTGATTGAAGGGACACCGGAAAAAATCCGCTCTATTTATAAAAAATATCAATGGCAGGTGTTCTTGGGACTGGTGCTGGGTTATGCCATGTTCTACGTCGCCCGCATGAGTTTGAACGTCGCAAAAAAACCTATGCTGGACGCCGGCATTGTGACCCTGGATGAACTGGGGATCATAGGCTCGGCATTTTTCTTAACCTATGCCGTGGGTAAGTTCTCCAACGGTTTCCTGTCGGACTACGCCAACATCGGTCGCTTTATGTCGGTGTCGTTGGGTCTGTCGGCCATCACCTGTTTGTTTATGGGTATGAACACCGCCACCTTCTTCTTCATCCTCTTATGGGCGATGAATGGTTGGTTCCAGTCGGTGGGCAGTGCGCCTTCGTGCGTGTCGATTTTCCAGTGGTTCTCGCCTAAACAGCGGGGCTCTGTGTACTCCATCTGGGGCGGCTCTCGCAACATTGGTGAGGGTATCACCTGGATTCTGACTGCCACCGTAGTGAGCTTCTTCGGTTGGAGAGCGGGCTTTGTGGGTGCCGGTATCGCTACCTTTGCTGCGGCCATCGCCATGTACTTCGTGCTCAAAGACAGACCACAAACCTATGGTCTGCCAGAGCCAGCCGTTGCCTATGGTGAAGACGCTGAAATCAAGAAGAAGGTTGACCCCAAGGAAATCCGCCGCGCTCAGCTGTTTATCCTCAAGCAGCCTACCGTGTGGATCATCGCCCTTGCCTGTGCGGCCATGTATATCTCCCGCTATGCCATGAGCTCCTGGGCCGTGCTGTATCTGCAGGAAGAAAAGGGCTACAGCCTGATTGATGCGGGCTTTGCCATGTCGGCTTACCCCATCGCCGGCTTCGCCGGGGCCATTCTGGCCGGGATTATCTCTGACAAGGTGTTTAACGCCAACCGTCACATTCCAACCCTGCTGTACGGTCTGGCCAACATTGCTGGTCTGTGCCTGATGTTCTGGGGCCCTCAAAGTCGGGTGATGGATGCCGTTGCCCTGGGTCTGATTGGTTATGCCATCGGTGGTCTGGTGGTGTTCCTGGCCGGTCTTACCGCCTGTGACCTGATGCCCAAGACTGCCGTGGGCGCGGTGAAAGGCTTTATCGGCCTGTGCTCCTATATCGCCGCCTCTGCCCAGGAAATCGTGTCTGCCTCGCTTATCAAAATTCACGAAGTAGACGGCGTGAAACACTACGACTTCTCCACCGCCCAGTACTTCTGGCTGGCCGCTGCCGTGGTGTCCATGTTCCTCGCCATGAGTGTGTGGAATGCCAAGAAGGTAGTGGATTACTGA
- a CDS encoding ABC transporter substrate-binding protein encodes MTQKKLLALLLMLWLGWPNTGQAKENCLVILTSFSELPFKGLVDKFSAKEQCEVRVIYRRTLPAIRLLTDENQPRIDLVVSSSPTLFQTLHQQHLLAPLGELPAAPAWLKRHSLPASDYVLPVAYSGIGLMFNRDYLNKHGLPQPRSWQDLAQPGFNGHVMMSSPSHSGTTHMMVENILQSEGWDAGWGLLMRIGGNLASLSARSFGVSDAISRGLVGAGPVIDNYASVARSHFDYVGFTYLPDTVILPTYCGLTAKAEHAAKAREFLSFLLSPEGQAILTEPEFAKTPLSDGKLANSTAFVIEKQQLFIRNNVIKALFEQAIAQQLPKLRYTWLAIIKAQGAMKDTPKNHEVLTQAIALASRVPISEAEAMSPDLQTVFADYEQQPSAQMERTMQDWRMQVAQQLEQAMALVRTLEYP; translated from the coding sequence ATGACACAAAAAAAACTGCTCGCCCTACTGTTGATGCTCTGGCTTGGCTGGCCAAATACCGGCCAGGCGAAAGAGAATTGCCTGGTGATCCTCACCTCTTTCTCCGAGCTGCCATTTAAAGGATTGGTGGATAAGTTCTCGGCCAAAGAGCAGTGCGAAGTGCGGGTGATATACCGCCGCACCCTGCCTGCCATCCGGCTGCTGACCGACGAGAACCAACCCCGCATCGATTTGGTGGTGTCATCCTCCCCCACTCTGTTCCAGACCCTGCATCAACAACACCTGCTGGCACCTTTAGGGGAACTGCCCGCGGCCCCCGCCTGGCTTAAACGCCACAGTCTGCCAGCTTCCGACTATGTGCTGCCGGTGGCCTATTCAGGGATTGGGCTGATGTTCAACCGCGACTACTTGAATAAACACGGCCTGCCACAACCCCGCAGTTGGCAGGATCTGGCCCAGCCCGGGTTTAACGGCCATGTGATGATGAGTTCGCCCAGCCATTCCGGCACTACCCATATGATGGTGGAAAACATATTGCAATCAGAAGGGTGGGACGCGGGATGGGGACTGTTGATGCGCATAGGTGGTAACCTCGCCTCGTTGTCGGCCCGCAGTTTTGGGGTCAGCGATGCCATCAGCCGTGGCTTGGTGGGCGCAGGGCCCGTGATAGATAACTATGCCAGTGTGGCCCGCAGCCATTTTGATTATGTGGGCTTTACCTATTTGCCCGATACCGTGATTCTGCCCACCTACTGCGGCCTCACCGCCAAGGCTGAACACGCCGCCAAAGCCCGAGAGTTTTTAAGCTTTTTACTGTCGCCCGAGGGGCAGGCTATTCTCACCGAGCCCGAATTTGCCAAAACGCCACTGAGTGACGGCAAGCTGGCCAACAGCACTGCCTTTGTTATCGAAAAACAGCAACTTTTTATACGCAACAACGTGATTAAGGCGCTGTTTGAACAGGCCATCGCCCAGCAACTGCCCAAGCTTCGCTATACCTGGCTTGCCATCATCAAGGCACAGGGTGCCATGAAAGATACGCCGAAAAACCATGAGGTACTGACCCAGGCCATTGCCCTTGCCAGTAGGGTGCCCATCAGCGAGGCCGAAGCCATGTCGCCCGATTTGCAGACGGTATTTGCCGACTACGAGCAACAGCCCTCGGCGCAGATGGAGCGCACCATGCAGGATTGGCGCATGCAGGTGGCACAGCAGCTTGAGCAGGCCATGGCACTGGTTCGCACCCTGGAGTACCCCTGA
- a CDS encoding ATP-binding protein — MSKSHSPLGRRLFIAFSAMLGLTLLVGLTSLLMWDRLSARVSSIISESVPTINATYTLERASNRLLQLLGQLPGAEDEITLLTMERQVSEAMGELENAYLVNLHSDDERALQQARFGELEALIHNQSQLLRHQLTLAQHLSSQQKQLARLHQDLTDEMTPLLQEVAWHLSAQLGNRTSATTITSVLQEFSVLQNIALKENEIHQLSTEIINQRHQRELEHAFSFIGFQIDELKLLTTQLAAYPSTVSHRQILQELVDLVKPGGALHQLLGEDVGNQLKIKSLQPKINELIQPYHAQVVTAVAQANTNLESLVQATNRQVSQGKAWLLLILTGALILSTFVLTGLISRRLIGRLNLLSEDLAKVCSNDLSSPLSVRGRDEIGRLGEQLLQFRAQRQLMDKTNALNLINNTQACLITCLMDGTIESVNPTARKLLPLGTEPEQSLLWQAFPPAAAQQLADQFAPGSTLQGLGQSHCLLELGDDDRRAFWHFDFRRYEQAGEFKTIITITDMTRQELNARELSERVAERTRDLKEKNQQLEQEVERRTQAQNDLLRAQDELIQAAKMAVLGQAMTSMAHELNQPLSAISTFLYTSRMAAEQGDTALLTDNLERIGQLSKRMHRIVGALKEFARKSPQTRVREAVSLGTIADNALLLLAPRIKRENVQVESHLDSSLCVIGDPVEIEQVLINLLVNALDAIASCEQKHILIEQFPQPGSTLLAIRDNGHGFPDAVLQKLFSPFVTTKEVGLGLGLSICRTLMERQEGDIRLACAMDGNTLMLLEFTNVPSA, encoded by the coding sequence ATGTCCAAGTCTCACTCACCCCTTGGCAGAAGGCTCTTTATTGCCTTTTCGGCCATGTTGGGGCTGACACTGTTGGTCGGCCTGACCAGCCTGCTGATGTGGGACCGACTGAGTGCCCGGGTCAGCAGCATCATCAGTGAAAGCGTGCCCACCATCAATGCTACCTACACACTGGAACGTGCCAGCAACAGGCTGTTGCAGCTTTTGGGACAACTGCCCGGCGCCGAGGATGAAATCACCCTGCTGACCATGGAGCGGCAGGTATCCGAAGCCATGGGTGAACTCGAAAATGCCTATCTGGTCAACCTGCACAGCGACGATGAGCGGGCACTGCAACAGGCCCGCTTCGGTGAGCTTGAAGCATTAATCCACAACCAGAGTCAGCTCCTGCGACACCAACTCACCCTGGCGCAGCATCTTTCGTCGCAGCAAAAGCAGCTGGCGCGACTGCATCAGGATTTAACGGATGAAATGACGCCGCTGCTGCAGGAAGTGGCCTGGCACTTAAGCGCCCAGCTTGGCAACCGCACCTCGGCCACTACCATCACTTCTGTGCTGCAGGAATTTTCGGTGCTGCAAAATATCGCCTTGAAAGAAAACGAGATTCATCAGCTCAGCACCGAGATTATCAACCAGCGCCATCAAAGGGAGCTGGAGCATGCCTTCTCGTTTATTGGTTTTCAAATCGACGAGTTGAAGCTGCTCACCACTCAGCTTGCCGCCTACCCATCGACTGTGAGCCATCGCCAGATATTGCAGGAACTGGTGGATCTGGTGAAACCCGGTGGAGCCCTGCATCAACTGCTCGGCGAAGACGTGGGAAACCAACTTAAAATCAAATCATTGCAACCAAAGATCAATGAGCTTATTCAGCCCTATCATGCCCAGGTGGTGACCGCCGTCGCTCAAGCCAACACCAACCTGGAGTCATTGGTGCAAGCCACCAACCGCCAGGTAAGCCAGGGCAAAGCCTGGCTGCTGCTTATCCTCACAGGGGCACTGATCTTAAGCACCTTTGTGCTGACCGGCCTGATTTCACGGCGCCTGATTGGCCGCCTGAATCTGCTTAGCGAGGATTTGGCAAAGGTGTGCAGCAACGACCTGTCGAGCCCTCTTAGCGTGCGTGGTAGAGATGAAATTGGCCGCCTCGGCGAGCAGTTGCTGCAGTTTCGCGCCCAGCGGCAACTGATGGACAAAACCAATGCACTCAACCTGATTAACAACACCCAGGCCTGCCTTATCACCTGTCTGATGGACGGCACCATAGAATCGGTCAACCCCACTGCGAGAAAGTTGTTACCCCTTGGAACTGAACCTGAGCAATCGCTGCTGTGGCAGGCCTTTCCCCCTGCGGCGGCTCAGCAGCTGGCAGACCAGTTTGCCCCCGGCAGTACCTTACAAGGGCTCGGTCAAAGCCATTGTCTGCTGGAGCTGGGCGACGATGATCGGCGGGCCTTCTGGCACTTCGATTTTCGCCGCTATGAGCAAGCGGGGGAGTTTAAGACCATTATCACCATCACAGACATGACCCGTCAGGAGCTGAATGCCCGCGAGCTGTCGGAGCGGGTTGCCGAACGAACCCGGGATCTTAAGGAAAAAAATCAGCAGCTTGAGCAAGAAGTAGAGCGTCGCACCCAGGCGCAGAACGACCTGTTGCGCGCCCAGGATGAACTCATTCAGGCCGCCAAGATGGCGGTGCTGGGCCAGGCCATGACCAGTATGGCCCATGAGTTGAACCAGCCACTGTCGGCTATTTCCACCTTCCTCTACACCAGCCGTATGGCCGCCGAACAAGGCGATACAGCCCTGCTTACCGACAATCTGGAACGTATAGGTCAGCTGAGTAAACGGATGCACCGCATCGTGGGCGCCTTGAAAGAATTTGCCCGCAAGAGCCCGCAAACCCGGGTCAGGGAAGCCGTTTCACTGGGCACCATAGCCGATAATGCCCTGCTGCTGCTCGCCCCCCGGATAAAACGCGAGAATGTGCAGGTAGAAAGCCACCTCGACAGCAGCCTCTGTGTTATCGGCGACCCGGTTGAGATAGAACAGGTGCTGATCAATCTGTTGGTCAATGCGCTCGATGCCATTGCAAGCTGCGAGCAAAAGCACATCCTTATAGAACAGTTCCCACAACCCGGCAGCACCCTTTTAGCCATTCGCGACAACGGCCACGGTTTTCCCGATGCTGTGTTGCAAAAGCTGTTTTCGCCTTTTGTTACCACCAAAGAAGTGGGGCTGGGCCTCGGACTTTCGATTTGCCGAACCCTGATGGAACGCCAGGAAGGCGATATCCGCCTTGCCTGCGCTATGGACGGCAACACCCTGATGCTGTTGGAGTTTACAAATGTCCCATCTGCTTAA
- a CDS encoding sigma-54-dependent transcriptional regulator produces MSHLLKPKPNLLLIDDDEDVLDACRQLFNLSGYQVRATNSPQKALEALSRDWDGVVISDIYMPAMHGLDLLAAVHHIDPQIPVIMITGHADIPLAVKAVKQGAADFIEKPLDPPTFLALVKKAATQRHQLIGQRQNIQDSLAGQLLGSSAQINDLREQLGQLALTDRDVMLEGPRGVGRNTLAALLHKLGPRAEGPLQQLECALVESPEKLQQAVDASRGGTLILRELEHLPTDSQRWLASFLLDQERRGNKEVRTIAILESQPETLVQEQTLTPECFYYFSQVRLRLPALCERPSDIVPLFMAFLKESCRRLSRKMPTVENRYLDNLKQHSWPGNVRELRNVAELYAVGIVKLANVQRIAAAPSVKGPLDELVDDYEKRLIEDALFLFSGRVSEAADYLNVPRKKLYLRMKKYGLDKECFKPVKPGRG; encoded by the coding sequence ATGTCCCATCTGCTTAAACCCAAGCCTAATCTGCTGCTTATAGACGATGATGAAGACGTACTGGACGCTTGCCGCCAGTTGTTTAACTTATCCGGCTATCAGGTGCGGGCAACCAACTCACCGCAGAAGGCACTGGAGGCATTGAGCCGCGACTGGGACGGAGTGGTCATCAGCGACATCTATATGCCCGCCATGCATGGCCTGGATTTGCTGGCAGCCGTGCACCATATTGACCCACAGATCCCTGTCATCATGATCACGGGGCACGCCGATATTCCTCTGGCGGTGAAGGCCGTAAAACAGGGCGCCGCAGACTTTATCGAAAAGCCCCTCGACCCGCCGACCTTTCTTGCCCTGGTAAAAAAGGCCGCCACCCAACGCCATCAATTGATTGGCCAGCGGCAGAACATTCAGGACTCTCTGGCCGGTCAGCTCCTTGGCAGCAGCGCCCAAATCAATGATCTGCGGGAACAGCTCGGGCAACTGGCCTTAACCGACAGAGACGTGATGCTGGAGGGGCCTCGGGGGGTTGGCCGAAATACCCTGGCGGCCTTGCTGCACAAACTGGGCCCCAGGGCAGAAGGGCCACTGCAACAGCTCGAATGCGCTCTGGTGGAAAGTCCGGAAAAACTGCAACAGGCGGTGGACGCGAGCCGCGGCGGCACCCTGATCCTGAGGGAGCTTGAGCATCTACCCACCGACAGCCAGCGCTGGCTGGCAAGCTTTCTCCTCGATCAGGAACGCAGGGGCAACAAAGAAGTGCGCACCATCGCCATTCTGGAAAGTCAGCCCGAAACCCTGGTACAGGAGCAAACCCTCACCCCCGAGTGCTTTTATTATTTCTCCCAGGTCAGGCTGCGTCTGCCGGCCCTGTGCGAACGACCAAGCGATATAGTGCCGCTGTTTATGGCCTTTTTGAAAGAAAGCTGCCGCCGCCTGTCCCGTAAGATGCCCACGGTGGAAAATCGCTACCTGGACAATCTCAAGCAGCACAGCTGGCCCGGCAACGTGCGGGAACTTCGCAACGTGGCCGAGCTCTATGCGGTGGGGATAGTCAAACTGGCCAATGTGCAGCGAATTGCGGCGGCGCCCTCTGTAAAAGGCCCATTGGATGAGCTGGTGGACGACTATGAAAAGCGCCTGATAGAAGATGCGTTGTTTCTGTTCTCTGGCCGGGTATCAGAGGCGGCAGACTACCTTAACGTGCCCCGTAAGAAATTGTATTTAAGGATGAAAAAGTACGGCCTCGATAAGGAATGTTTTAAGCCGGTGAAGCCGGGGCGGGGCTAA